A part of Polyangiaceae bacterium genomic DNA contains:
- a CDS encoding TetR/AcrR family transcriptional regulator, giving the protein MVIKTDPPSRNSTRSRRAEKKQDKRERIRAAAWDLFTRQGYAATTTKQIAKHAGIASGTLFLYAKDKPDLLCMVFQERLQRVSDAQLATIPRESCLLDQLLWVFRGVFDNYAEHQSLAREFIAVFPGSQGPNTDLLHGTTLAFLQGIAHLVMAAQRRGEVSEEVLPLQAASNIFALYFGVLLQWLSGMLDFDHVLEPTLKSALDLQLRGFYPRGIISAT; this is encoded by the coding sequence ATGGTCATAAAAACTGACCCTCCGTCCAGGAACTCGACCCGCTCCAGGCGAGCCGAGAAAAAGCAGGACAAGCGTGAGCGCATCCGAGCCGCTGCTTGGGACCTGTTCACGCGTCAGGGCTACGCCGCGACGACGACCAAGCAGATCGCAAAACACGCGGGCATCGCCTCCGGCACTCTGTTCCTCTACGCGAAGGACAAGCCCGACCTGCTCTGCATGGTGTTCCAAGAGCGATTGCAGCGGGTGTCTGACGCCCAGCTCGCGACTATACCTCGGGAGAGTTGCCTCTTGGATCAACTGTTGTGGGTTTTCCGTGGGGTTTTTGACAACTACGCAGAGCACCAAAGCTTGGCGCGAGAATTCATCGCCGTGTTTCCTGGTAGCCAAGGCCCCAACACGGACCTGCTCCACGGGACGACGCTCGCGTTTCTGCAAGGCATCGCACATTTGGTCATGGCCGCCCAGCGACGCGGCGAGGTCAGCGAGGAGGTGCTACCTCTGCAGGCAGCGTCCAACATCTTCGCCCTCTACTTCGGAGTGCTCTTGCAGTGGTTGAGCGGCATGCTTGACTTCGACCACGTCCTGGAGCCAACTTTGAAGAGCGCCCTCGACCTGCAACTGCGCGGTTTTTATCCTCGCGGAATTATTTCAGCCACGTAG